CAGTTGGACATCTCCCTGGAGTGAAGGACGCCCAGGCTGGCATATCGAGTGTTCGGCGATGTCGACCTGCTGCCTTGGTGAGACTTTTGATATCCATGGTGGTGGGCCGGATCTGACCTTCCCGCACCACGAGAACGAGATCGCTCAGAGCGAAGCAGCCACCGGCAAGCCCTACGTCAATACCTGGATGCATGCCGGTGCCGTGCGTGTCGACAGTGAGAAGATGTCAAAATCGTTGGGCAACTTCTTTACCATCCGTGAAGTGCTCGAACATCATGATCCGGAAGTGGTGCGTTATCTGCTGGTTGCCAGCCATTACCGTAGCCCGATCAACTATGCTCCGGCATCGTTGAGTGAGGCACGCAAGTCGCTGGAGCGGTTCTATACCGCACTGGATGGCATTGAGGTCGATGACAGTGACACGATTGAAGTCGGGCCTGGCGATTACGCGGCACGCTTTACGGCGGTGATGGATGATGATTTCAACACACCAGAAGCGTTGTCGGTGATGTTCGATCTGGCTCGCGAGCTCAATCGTGCGCGTCAGGACAACCCCGAGCAGGCGCCAGTGCTTGCGCGCGAGCTCAAGCGTCTTGGCTCGGTGCTGGGATTGTTGCAGCAATCGCCAGCGGCGTTTCTCAAGGGAGCTTCTGGTAACCTTGCGCTTGGCGAAGATGAGATCGAAGCTCGTATCGTGGCTCGTGCCGAGGCCAAGAAAGCACGTGATTTCGCGGAAGCTGATCGCATTCGCGATGAGCTGGCAGCCATGGGAATTGTTCTCAAGGATTCCCGCGAAGGAACCACCTGGGTGGTGGATCACAGCGTAAGCTGATGCCCTGGGTCACAGGATGTGGCGGGAGGTAATGGTATCTGCCTCGGCCAATCATCGCTGACCACAAAGATGCGCCGTCCGACCTGTTCGGGCGGCGCATTGTCGTTTGCAGGGTGTGGAAGGGGACTGGCGGCAAACTCCAGCGGATCTCGACACAGCATCAACTGAACCGGCGTTGCCCAGGTGGCGAAGTGGGCTGCAAGAGTGCGACTCAGTGTGCGCTGCGATTGCCAATGGTCAGGACGTGGCGGTGCCAGCCAGTGGGGGCGGGTCAGGCAACTGCCGAACTGCAGTGTCGGATGTTCACTACACAGCTTTGACCAGTCTCGCCAGTGGCACCACAGGCCCTGAAGAGCGCCAGGCGCGGTGATTGCGGGCAAAGGGAGGGAAGGGGCGTGCCAGGGGCGAAATAACACCCCAGGCATGGCCAGTTGAGGTTGTGGTGGCTGGGGTGGCTGCTGTATGCCCAGCTCCGTGAACCGCTCTGTCAGGGCGAGTCGAGCGGCTGGAGAAAACATCAATGGTAATTGGTGCCGACTGAGATGGCTGACCTTGAGCGCAAGGCTATCCAGGCCGCCTGGACCAATCCAGCGTGCGGCACTGTCTGGCTGCTGTGGCCCTTGT
This Halomonas huangheensis DNA region includes the following protein-coding sequences:
- the cysS gene encoding cysteine--tRNA ligase, coding for MQIYNTLTRTRQAFNPIEPGKVRMYVCGMTVYDYCHLGHARVMVAFDVITRYLRHRGFEVTYVRNITDIDDKILRRAEENGESIGELTARMIDAMHEDEQRLFVLRPDQEPRATAHIDEIVAMISTLIDKGYAYAADNGDVYYRVRKFDGYGKLNNRDLDDMRAGARIDIDEHKEDPLDFVLWKAAKPGEASWTSPWSEGRPGWHIECSAMSTCCLGETFDIHGGGPDLTFPHHENEIAQSEAATGKPYVNTWMHAGAVRVDSEKMSKSLGNFFTIREVLEHHDPEVVRYLLVASHYRSPINYAPASLSEARKSLERFYTALDGIEVDDSDTIEVGPGDYAARFTAVMDDDFNTPEALSVMFDLARELNRARQDNPEQAPVLARELKRLGSVLGLLQQSPAAFLKGASGNLALGEDEIEARIVARAEAKKARDFAEADRIRDELAAMGIVLKDSREGTTWVVDHSVS
- a CDS encoding DUF1853 family protein, which codes for MPLQPDILINPLGKTLKHPLVRDLAWLMAAPDLVQTRWPGRPDLATLGFESSGALETFLQQLDSHPQPLEDWLGNNSSRRLGPYHEHLWQFLLHTSPNTELLAHNIPVRVERRTLGELDLIYRAHDSDLRHLEVAVKFYLGIPQGPQQPDSAARWIGPGGLDSLALKVSHLSRHQLPLMFSPAARLALTERFTELGIQQPPQPPQPQLAMPGVLFRPWHAPSLPLPAITAPGALQGLWCHWRDWSKLCSEHPTLQFGSCLTRPHWLAPPRPDHWQSQRTLSRTLAAHFATWATPVQLMLCRDPLEFAASPLPHPANDNAPPEQVGRRIFVVSDDWPRQIPLPPATSCDPGHQLTL